The DNA sequence GCACTAAATGAAAGCAGAAAAGTTCTCTGTTGAAATAGGCAAGAAGATCAAAGATATCCGCAAATCCAAGGGGATGACCCTAAAACAGCTCGGGGAAATCTCCGGTTTCTCCATCAGCTTCCTCTCCCAACTGGAAAGAGGTCAGACTTCGATCACTATCAATTCACTGAAGAATATTGCTGCCGCCCTCGGTGTAGAACTGGTTAACTTCTTTCATATCACCGAAAAACACGACAACATAATATTTCGCAGTTACGAATTGAAAGGCTTTCGCTTAAATAGTTCCGACTTCATCTACTACAGCCTGGCCAATGATACAATCGACCGGGTAATTGACCCCATACTGGTCGAAATTCTTCCAGCGGAGAAAAAAAATATCCGCCCCCTTTCTCATAACGGCGAAGAATTTGTCTATGTTCTCGAGGGGACCTTAACCGTATTCATGGAAGACAGGGAATATACCCTCTTTCCCGGGGACAGCTTGCATATGCAGTCAACCGTGCCTCACGAATGGGCTAACTTGACCAACAAACCGGTCAAGATTATCAGCGTGAACACTCCCAGCGTTTTGAAGAAAATGCTCTAATTAAACTATACAAAAAGGAATGGAGAAGCATATGAGCAGATACAGAGTATCCGTAGATATCGGTGGCACTTTTACCGACTTTGTCTTTTACGACACTGAGACTAACGAACAGAAGGAAGGCAAAGCCCTGACCACACCAGATAACCTCACCGACTCGGTAATCAGTGGCCTTGGCCTTGAGATGAAAGATCTTTCCGAAGTCGATTTCTTCGTGCACGGAACAACCGTTGGCCTTAACTCGTTACTCCAGCGCAAGGGTTCCCGCGTAGCGCTGATTACAACCAGGGGTTTTAAAGATGTTTATGAAATTGCCAGGGGTAACCGCAAGGAGATGTACAACCTGCGATTCAGCAAGCCGACCCCCCTGTTGAAAAGAATAGATGTATATGAAGTTGATGAAAGGGTTCTCTTTAATGGCGCTATCGAAAAACCCCTTGACAAAAAAAGTGTAATTAAAGCGGCAGAAGAGATCAAGGCTGGAGATTATGAATCAATCGCTGTCTGCTTGATCAATGCCTACATCAATCCCGTTCATGAAGAAGAGATTGAGAAAATTCTCAAAGATTTAACTGAAAAGCCTCTTTCCCTGTCCCACCGGATAGCCCGGGAATGGAGGGAGTATGAAAGGACCAGTACAACCATAATCAACGCCTACATTGCCCCCATCGTCAAGGAATACCTAAAAATCCTGGAGCAGCGGACGAGGGATAACGAGTTTAAAAACCCCATCCATATCATGCAGTCAGGAGGTGGGGTAATCACCTCGTCCATAGCCAAAGATTCCCCAATACAGACCCTGCTCTCGGGACCTGTCGGTGGCGCCCTGGCCAACAAGTACCTCTCCGACACCCTTGGTTACCAGAACCTGATCGG is a window from the Bacillota bacterium genome containing:
- a CDS encoding XRE family transcriptional regulator — translated: MKAEKFSVEIGKKIKDIRKSKGMTLKQLGEISGFSISFLSQLERGQTSITINSLKNIAAALGVELVNFFHITEKHDNIIFRSYELKGFRLNSSDFIYYSLANDTIDRVIDPILVEILPAEKKNIRPLSHNGEEFVYVLEGTLTVFMEDREYTLFPGDSLHMQSTVPHEWANLTNKPVKIISVNTPSVLKKML